A region of the Hemitrygon akajei chromosome 11, sHemAka1.3, whole genome shotgun sequence genome:
atcttacacacttctatcaggtcacctctcatcctccattgctccaaggagaaaaggccgagttcactcaacctattctcacaaggcatgctcccaatccaggcaatgtcctgtaAGTCTCCCCTGCACTCTTTCTactgtatccacatccttcctgtagtgaggtgaccagaactgaacacagtactccaagtggggtctgaccaagctcttatacagctttaacattacctcatggctcttgaactcagtcccatggttgatgaaggccaacacaccatacgccttcttaacaataccgtcaacctgcgcaacagctttaagtgtcctatggacacggaccccaagatctcgctgatcctccacactaccaagagcctTAAATTCCattgggccgggacccttcatcaggactggaaaaaaagatgaggagtcagattaaaaatgtggggggggggggggggggaggggaggaagaaccacaaggtgagaggtgaaagtgggagagggggaagagtgaagtaaagggctgggatGTTGActggtggaagagatacagggttggagaaggggaatctgataggagaggacagaaggccatggaagaaagaaaagggggaggagcaccagagggaggcgatgggcaggtaaggtgagagagggaaatgggagtgGGGAGTGATGAAGGTGGGGTgaaggcattaccagaagttcaaaatatcatgccatcaggttggaggctacccagatggaatataaggtgttgctcctccaacctgagtgtggcctcatcataacagtagaggaggccacagactgacctgtcagaatgggactgggaagtagaattaaaatgggtggccactaagAGATTCCACTTTTTGCAaaagtctcccaatctacgccgggtctcatcgatatacaggaagccacactgggagcaccgaacacagtatatggCCACAAGAAAACTCACAGATGAAATctcacctcacctgaaaggactgtttgtggccctggatagtagtgagggaggaggcttaggggcaggtatagcacttgttctacttgcaaggataagtaccaggagagagatcagtggggagggaggattggacgagggagttgtgtagggagcaatccctgtggaaagaggacaatggggggttggggggggggggagatgtgattggtggtgggatcctgttggagatggcggaagttctgAAGAATTATGTACTGGGTGTGGGGGCTGgcgaggtggtaggtgaagactcATAAGAATATTTAAAATCACATTATTTAATTCTTAAGGACCAAGAACTTACACTCCGTAGCCATTTTATTGGGTACCTCCTATACCTATCTAATAAAGcgaccactgagtatatgttggtggtcttctgttgctgtagcccatccacttcaaggttcaactttttgtgcattcagagatgatcttctgcacaccaccatgtaatgtatggttatttatttactgttgccttcctgtcacctcgaaccagtctggccattctcgtctgacctttctcattaacaaggtgtttttgtgcactgaactgccattcactggtcATTTTTCACACCACTTTCCATAAACTCCAGAGCAGATGTTCCCAACCAGGGGAcccaggggtccatggcataaaaaaaaaggttgggaaccccttctcTGATGTGCgtgagaatcccaggagatcagcagcttccaatactcaaaccaccccatctggcaccaacaacctttccacaatcaaagtcactcagatcacatctcttccccattttgatgtttggtcttaaCAACTAATTGgatctcttgaccacgtctgcatgcctttatgtattgagttgctgcgaccccactggtgccaaactcatcggtctctgccgtttctttggattcatcagctgcatggagaggggagcctgctgtgcaggcaacagcttgctctccctaTCGTACTGTCTTGGCTTGTGTAGACAACTTAGATCCAAAAACCGTGGTCAACCCTGATCAACAGAGGGCCTATTGTCATATTTTCATCATATTCTCATAATATCAGCCACACAATAAGTCATCTTAAACACTGATAATATTACCTGGCCAGCAAGATAACATGTAGCAGCATCATTAATATAATATTTTCTCTAAACATGAATTTAACTTGCACAGTTTACAGAAGAATTATCTCCGTCTAAAAAGTAAAAGATTTACAGTTGTACCATGTTTCAGAAAATCATTGTTTTTGTTCCACATTTCATTTTTACTCAGGGAGTTTTTAAGACTGCTGCCAGACAGACACAGGAAGAAAAGCTAACTATTTAAGTCAAGTAATCAAAGTACATGTCATGCTTAGTGAtagaaattttatttaattgtgtgAGCTTTGATTTGTTCATTTGAGGATTTTATTCATTAGAACGTATAAGATTGAggggatttgatggaggtgtacaaaattatgagggatatagagagggtaactgcaagcaggctttctccactgaggtcaGGTGGGATTACAACCAGGGGTCAGGGGTTATGGGTGAATGGTAGAAAatttcaggggaacatgaggggaaacttcttcactcagaggatcctGAGactggaacaagctgctagtgcaagtggtgcacgcaagctcaatttcaacatttaagcaaagtttggacaggtacatggatgatagggcaATGGAAGGCAATGgaaggtcccagtgcaggttgatgggagtaggcagtttaaatggttcagcatggacttgatgggccaaagagcctgtttctgtacttttCTAAGACTCCAAAGAGTACTTAATTATTACTTGTGGTATCAAATGAAGTGGACAGCATTTCAGTTTGAAATGCCAAGCAATTGTATTGGTGAATAGTGGATTCCTTAGTGTTTTGAGATGAACAGGATGTCTTTGTATTCTGTACTTCCTAGATCGACTGGGTtttatttaatttgtttagagatacagcatgtgataaacccttccagcccaatgagcccacaccagCCAGATCAACCCACCTGACCTGTTAACCTACTAATCcaaaccggtacatctttgggatgtgggaggaaccccTTGCGGTTACGgtcagaacatacaaactcctgacagacagcggTGCGCTTGCAAAATATTAGTTACAATAAACGCAAGACATTCTGCaagacaaaaaatgctggagaaactcaacagataaggcagcatctatgacaatgaataaactgtcaatgtttcgagctgagacccttcttcaggactagtaACAGCATATTGCTTTAATTATTGCAAATACTCCTCTCTGCAGTTTCACCAAATACAATCTTTATATTTACACTTACTTTAAATACACAGCTTTTGCAAATCCACTTGTATGATGTCAAACTCAGAAAGAAAGCTTGACAAATTTCGTTAAATAGTTCTGGGAGCTTTACTCAGTCTGGAAAAGTACgatttcaataaaaaaaattaattttaacGAAAATCTACTGGAGGAAGTTTATAACGTCCTTTTGATTTAAAAGTTTAAATAATACAAAGTTTCATCATGAAGTATTTTATTTTGGTCGGTAACCAGCTTGTAAGAGATTCTGCTGTGCTTCACAAACCTCTGGAAAAATTTCCTGCTCCACCTGAAAACCCCGCTTTGGGTAATCTCGAATGCGTTCAAAAACAGCTGGAGAAATAGGAAAAAAACAGTAAAGTTAAAAGTTGAACGAATATTTCATGACAATCTACATATAAGTTAGTGATTACATTATACCGTAACATAATTTAGCGTAaaacaaagtaacacacacaaaatactggagaaactctgcaggtcaggcagcatctatggaaatgaataaaaagtcatcatttcaggctgagaccctcaatcaggactgaaaagaaagggggaagaagccaaaataataaGATGGGGGGGCAAGAAGTACAAGCTAGGTGACAGTTGAAGGGATGTGAGAGGGAAGGTAGAGGGTAGGGGagtggggtgaagtgagaagctgcgaggtgattggtggaaaaggtaaagggctgaagaagaaggaatctgatcggaggggagagtggaccatgggagaaagggaaggagggggagctGGTGATGGGCAGGAGCTTTTGGCAAAATTCTTCCCTTAATTAACATTAAAAATTTAATCCAAAGGCTTATTACAGTGGACACTGAAAATTTGAAAAGTAAATAAAAGTTCTGCattttcaggcagcatctgcagaaagagatAACACATTGTCTTTACAGATTAATGGCCATTCACCAGAATCCAATgatctctcaatatttatttatatttattgagaacagcacagaataggctcttctgaccctctgagctgcactgcccagtaatcccccctaatcatgggacaatttacaatgactaattaagctctgtgtgggaggaaactgggagtACCCGGACAAAACCCaaacggtcacggggagaacatacaaagtccttacaggcagcggcaggaacagAACcgaggttgctggtactgtaaagtgttgtgctaaccactatgttaccaatATCCTCTCTCTGAAGATGCAGATACCCTATTGAGTATTTGCAACACCTTCTGTTTTTATTACCAAATGCTGAACAAATTGCTGTTACAATAACATTGCTGTGTGCAGATCAGTTTTATTGTTTACTTACACGCTCTAAATGTAATTGATATGCTACACAAATAATGCTTTGGCACACACTAACAGCTGCAATAATTGCATCTTATTAAGGCaaattccatctgtctttaaattAACACTTGTCTAAAAGCTAATTGCTATGCTTGGCTATTCAAATACTCATTTAGATAGTGAAATGTTGGGAGAGGAGCATTCCAGCTTCCAACCACCCTCTAGGTGAAAACTTTCTTTCTTAGATGGAGTCATAGtgctaaagcacagaaacaggcccttcagcctatctaatccatgctgaactttcattctgcctagtcccatcaaactTCACCAGAACCACAGTCtgccatacccctcctatccaaatttctcttaaatgttgaaatcaaacccacacccatcacttccactggcatcaccctctgagtgaagaagttcctcttaaagttcctttaaatatttcactcttcacctttaacctacaacctctagttgtagtctcacccaacctcagaggaaaaggcctatctatacccctcaattttgtatacctctatcaaatatcccctcattctcctacacaccATGGAATGAAGTCTGAATCTGGTCAACTTTTCCTGATAACTCAGGCCCCGTAGTCCCGGCAACACCCTgacaaattttctctgtactctttcaatcttattgatatcgttCCTATAGCTAGGCAACCAGAACTCGAAATGTGGTCTCACAACATcctacacaacttcaacataacatcccaactcctgtcctCAATGttttgatttacaaaggccaaaagctttctttatgaactTACCTAATACTTTTCCACCTTATCCTACACCTATGCTCTCTAGTTTTAGATACCTCTGCTACTTACTATCTAGTCTATCTCCAGTCCTCATTAACTCCAGcaatctcctctgctccaaggaaaataatcccagcctgtccagtctctcctcgTAACTGAGATGCTCCATTCCAGAAAcattcctggtgaatctcctctgcagcctttccaGTGTAGCCAAGAACTTGCCCAATCATTCAATGCCCACAACTGATGGACTACCGTACAACTGATGGATGGTCAAAACTGTCATCTATGTAATAAAGGGAACTGTGAAACCAAAACTTATATTGATATAATAACAGTTAATATTTGAAGAAGTTATTTCAACTTGGTCTCGGTGTGGAATAGTCAATTTGCTGTCTCAGCTTACCCAACATGTACTCAATTAAGTTGTCCATATTACCCACATGCTTGTTTGGGTATTCATCAAGTTCCATGGTTGGAGATGTGACAATGGCTTGCACATTCTCTTTGTCTTCTGGCCACTGTCGAAGGTAGGTTGCATAGACACGGCGTTCCATAAATGGTTGTTGGACGAGGATAATTCTCTTTACTgggggaaaaaatggaaaaatccACACACGTTTCTGGGAACAAGCTGCATTTGCAACCTTTTTAAAAGTAGCAGTGTGTTTACTGAGGCATAAATGGGCACAAAGACAAAGGAGCGAATGGATTCTGTTTCAAAAGGCAAATGATTAAACTCAAGATGGCATTGTGGACAAGGTTTGAAAAGAACCGTTCAGAATGGGGGTACCAGGATGTCTCCCTAACCTATGACCATGATTGGAACGGAGGAAGAGAGATGGGAAGAGTGTGTGatgaggagaaagaaagggaaaggTAAAAGTCTATATCTGAAGGGAGGATGATttgtactcagtggccattttattaggaaccacctgtagctaataaagtggccagtgagtgtgtacttgtggtcttctgctgctgtagcccatccacttcaatgttcaaactgttgtgcattcagagatgttcttctgcacaccactgttgtaatgtgtagttatttgagttactgtcaccttcctgtcagctttaaccagtctggccattctcctcagacatctctcattaacaaggcatattTACCCACAAGACTGACACACACTgggcatttttttttttgtttttcgcaccattctctgtaaactctgggaCTGTTGTGCATAAAAAGTCCAGGaggtcagtagtttctgagatactaaaatcaccccatctggcaccaacaatcattccacagccaaagtcacttagatcatatttcttccccattctgatagctggcctgaacaacaacggaATCTCTCaattatgtctgcatgcttttatgcattgagttactgacacgtgattggctgactaaatatttacattaatgaggtgcacaggtgtacctgataaagtggccacaaaGTGTATTACAACATGTGATCACTAAATGTAAAGGGTGTGCGTGTTCATGGAGATGAACACTAATTTCCCAGTGTAAGTCTGGATGAAATGACTGTTATTCAATGGGAGGAATTAGAACTATCTTTTCAAATAATTGTTAGAAATTCTGAAACATTAACCCACTGTAGCTATGAAACATTGTCCTGTGTAAGTGACCATCCAACACCTTTCACACGGTGATGCTTTCATGTAACTTGATTCTTTTATCTGCAAAATTAAGGATCAGATATACTTTGTAATCTGTGTGGCAACCATCGTGTGTCGGTGGTCTCTACGTAGACCCTTGGGATGGACCAATGATATCATGATGTCTCCAGTTCAGCAGCAAAGTTGACAAATGGCCTTTCAGGGCAACTTTAAAATAGAGTAGAAGCATACGGTGTACaatcagaataaaaaaaaacaagtctcAATAAAAACAAATGGAGTCTTATCAACCCAAGAATAATGTTATCAATGTCTAAACACAATCTGTACAATGTAACACAAAGCAGTAGAGGAAGATGCAAGGGGCTTCAGAGGACATCTCATGGTTCCTCGGCAGGACTTCCTGGATACAAAACCCAGGACAAGGAACAAATCTAATGAAGCATGAATTGGCAATCTCATTCAGAGCATGGGCACAAATGCAAGTGTGTACGTTGACTTGCAAGCTCCTGCTTATAAGGAAACACAACAATCTGAGTATCTCGAGGGAGCGGGAtagcatttaaaaataaatatcttGCAGGGTCATGGGAAAGAGAGGGGTATAGAGTTGAATGGATGATTTTATTCAGGGCCTGATGAGATTTGGTAGCCCATTTTCTATGTCTATGATTCTATCTTAGTGGTACAGCAGAGATTGCTCTGGAGAAAAAGAGGCAGGAGATTCAGCAACAAAGATGAACCCAATATAGTCCACCACAACATAAAGCAAGATGTCCCACAGCCATGGaattacacagcacagaaacaggcccatgcCAACCATGAAGGACCCATCTATGCTAATTCTATTTATCAGCACTTGCTCCGTAGCCTTCAATGCCTTGGCAATTATAGAGCTCATCCCGATACTTTTTAAATGTAATGAAAGTAGCTACTTCCATTACCATCTCAGGAAGAGAGCTCCAGACTGCAACTACCCTGAGGGAGATATCTTTTCCTCAAAGTCTTTCTTAATCTAACTCATCACCACAGACCTATGAACCCTGTCTTCTTATATCTTAAGTGAAACAAAACCATAAACCCCCTTATAAAATGAATTACAATTCAGAAGAAATGAGTTCACAAGTAAATGTTCCCCTTTCCTCTTCTAACACCACTACAACAGGGCTACTcctcacccagagcatgcccttttctcattgctaccatcgggacggaggtgcaggagcctgaagacacacactcaatgattcaggaacagcctcttcctctctgccatctaatttctgaatggacattgaacccatgaatcctGCCTCactaacttttttttaatttctaattttttgcactgcttatttaacttATATATACTTCTTGTAATTCAGTCTTTTCTCTCTactattacgtattgcattgtactgctgctgcaaagttatcaaacttcacaacatatgctggtgatattaaacctgactctgattcagtGCACTTCTTACGCCAGCTTACATATTGGCCTGCCTTGAAGATTTGGTGGTAATCTAGGACAACTATGCTTTGCTTTTTAGGAACTGGATAAAGACCAAGCCAGCAAACTCCATAAGAGTCCGGAGAAAGAAGAGCCAAAGCACAGAAACCCTAGTACTCATAAATGGGCATGTTGAACTTGTTCACCGAAGGGTCCCACAGCAGTTTTGGGTGAAGATCTGTACATAGAATTGACCTTATCCACACAACAGTGCTCAGCGGTCGATCTTCACTATCTCCCATCTTTATAGAGGGTGTAGATTGGAGTCAAGGAAATTCACCAGTCACCAATAAGGGATGTAAGTGAAAGGAGGTGGGCAGTTAATATGTGTACAGACTGGGAAAGAGTGGGTGGTGGAGAGATGTTCTGAGAGCCAGACTAGATCTGGAAAGATGGGAAGGGAGTGGAGATGAATGAAGGggtttggcggggggggggggggtgatctggAGGTGACTGAGGACATTGGCTGGCAGAAAGGGAGAAGTAGTGAAAGTGATTACCAGCAATAAAATATAAAGAGGAAGCTACCTATAAGAAGGCAAAATACCTTGGCAGCCCATTAGGGCAGACCTTATAATAGATAGCAAAGTCAGCTTAAACCTATCAGTTACATTCTAATTCAATGGCAAATGGCAATCATTGTATATGTGGCAGAATTTTATACATGGCATCAGTTGAAAGCTATGTGCTTTTGGATGCCCCTGCCCATTCACAGATGCACAAGCAATGGTAAATTTTGAAGTACTCTGTCTCAACTTTGAATACAGTCTAGCATGAGATGCATAGAGTCTAACAAGTGGTGTGAGAGAGCATGCTGGGATCCATGCCAGGTTAAAAGGCTGACCCTTGCAGGGCAGCTCTCCCATCAATCCTGCTCTCCACTGTTTGCTCCCTGGAAAACAAACTGGATTACCTTTGTCTGTAACTGGCCCAGCATgaaatgaggaactgctgcatgcttgttcttacagaaatgtggctccaggacaacatcccatccaccatcaatcttcaggtcACGCCACTCagagacttgtgctaatattattttgtgactattGTGCTTTATTGTAACTATATGAGCTGTACTTTAACCATATTCGCTGTGTGTGACCCTATAAaccgtgttttgcaccttggccacagaggaacgatgtttcatttagctgtatacatgcatATGGTTGAATAAGAATAAATATGGACTTGAACTTGACCTCATAACAAGACAGTATTTTCTGGGCCTTTACATGATGGCAGTTCCCTGTTATGAAAAGCAGAGCATCAAACCTTTGCATTCCACAATCCCATGAGATACATGTGCCAATCAAGTGGTCATCAGTGACCAGGAATGACAAAAACTCAGGCTGATATTTACCCGGGATATCCTTTTCCTTCAGAGTTTGATATGCAAATCGTATATTCTCGCCTGTATTGGTGGCCTTTCTTTCCAGTAGAATCCGGTCAATGGGAACTCCCAATTTAACTGCGGTTTCGGTAAAAATGTCAGCCTCCGGCTGGTGCCATACTCCTGTTTATAACAGCAACAGTCAGGATAGTGAAGGAAATTTATAGTTCTTAGACAATGAGGAAAAACACAATCAGATATCAGCTGCTCTCAACTGCATATGAACATACAAATTGGGAGCAGGCATAGGCCACTCATCCCACAACCCTGCTCTGCTAATCAATATGATAGACATTGATCTGATTGTCATCTAAACTCCATACACCCACCGATCTCAGGAGCCTTCTTCCTGTCACCCCCTCGATGCCCATCAAGGATATTTCTACCTTTGCTTTAGAAATATTTAATGACTTTGCTTCCATCACCCATATGAGGAAGAGAGTCAAGGTCTAACAGTGTTTTGATAACAGAATTGTGCatcaacttcaaagttcaaaaagttcaaagttcaattgaGCCTCATTTTAAACCATAATCTTCAATGAAAGATCTAGTTCTCTAGTCTTCTTCTGTTGCAAACTTTGTATGTGAAGTTCAGAACTATTAACGTAAAATAGTATCAGCTGCTGAAATTCAATCCTAAAGTAACAACATAGTGTAGCAGGCAAGGAGTTATATTGACAGGAACAATTTGTATTTATATGATACTATTGGAAACCACTGTCTTTTTCTTagtaatactttttataagactTGAACTTCTTAATAAACTCATATAttttcacacacactgacagaaagTAGTACAGCAGTTTACTACCTTTCTCAATTTTCTTTGGCGAAATATGAGGacttttcacatgatgtaattgttttaatcaTGTAGCATATTAACTAACTTAACACTATCTAAGGAATTTTCTTTTTCTTATCTATAAAAGTGATAGATTTTCAGAAGCAaaattcttttctttctcttaatTCCTTTGTCTTACACCCTTTAGCGTTAAATCCCTTCTTAGCGTCATTTCTCGGGTCTTTATTTAGCTTGCGtagtatttgtatgtttgtactCTAAATAAAGTGAAATCTTAGAATTAAGACTGCATGTCATTCTTGACATTTGGAAGAACCCCaaggatcagaaattaaacagagatcCAACAGCATCTTTCACTTAGTAAAATTTAATCTGTCAATAGGATTGCCAGACCTCACACTTGTAATTGTTCAAGCATTTAAACATTATTCTTAACAGCAATGTATATATTGTATAAAATTCTGCATGTTATAGATAATTAGCATTTATAACAGATAGCTAACAATGGTCAATTTATTACTGTGAATTTATTATGGAGCAATTAAAACACCAAAATTGGAAAGTACGGGCTTCATGCTCTATAGCATGTGGCAAGGTGTTGGAATGTACTAAAGCATTTTACAGCCAGAGAAACATACCTGAGAAGTGGTTACAGTTGTAATGTAGCAAAACAGAGGCAATTAATTTGTGCACCTTGTTGTTGTACATCAGCAACAACATATGGGAGCGTATCATAAACtaacgagattctgcagatgatggacagattactggaagaactcagcaagtcaggcagcatctatggaggagagtaACCTTTGATGTTTTGAtactttggcctgaaacatcaactgtttactcccctccataaataccacctgacctgctaaattcgtCCACCACTTAGAGGAGTGAATCAACTGTGTTTGGAAGAGTCGGAGAATAAATAGTCTCTGGGACACTGCTATATGATCTATTTTATCTCCACACAAGCTGGTATATAGCAcatctatttttattttcattttaatgaTGGTACCTTCCCCAAGAACTGCATAAAATGCCAGCTTAACTATTTCTTAAATGTCAAGAGTGGTGTTTCAACCCACTCCCTCTGAATCAGAGGTGAGAATGTAATCAAAACTTGACACCTACATAATTAGCAGGTGCTCCACAGAAAACTGAACATTAAGTGTTAATTGAAATAAAACCCCTCATTAACTCTGGTATTTTGGCAGTTATTAATTTTAGATATTGCAATTGATAACATTAATCGATGATCACCTTTACAAATCTCCAAAATTATCCCACAGGGCTAAGTGAAGAACATGATGAAATGAGAAATGCTTGTGAAATTCTCATCGATTTTGTTAGTCTGACTCAGGGTTCTCTGACACAGCAGTTGCTGCAAAGCTTCAAGGAGTATTGATTTCAGAGTGAAAATTTATTCTTGCAATTTGTTATGCAAGGTCACCTATAAACTTCTCAAGACAAAACATTGCTAGATTCTAACGCAAAACTTTCTCTTCAGTTGAAAACAAACAGATCATGCAAGGATATTTCTGCTATTAAATACTGCATCTCTGATGCTCAGATACATttagaaacttagaaacataaataatttaaacaatcaaaatattaaaataaatttaaacatTAATACAGATTCAGGAGACAGCAGCTGCTGGACGTATGGAAATCTTGAATGCATTGACCTGCTGACTGAAACTCTGGACATCTCAGCATGATTAAGCCCATAGATCCCACAATGCAGCAAGATAACTAAGTGAAActtcattttctttgtttttcgGCGCTTTGGATGTTATAATATTTAAATTCATAATGTtatacagtatagaaacaggcccttcgccccAGATCATccatattgttacgtaccccgtaactgggttaacagaccagcagaaatggactgagatgttggagtctggtggtactgtaactaaattagtaaactaagcaatacagtatcaacaaatccaatatacatataaaccaggttagcaatgataaatacagaagtgtaggaataagattcaaaaccaagctctatcaaagtctaggggtaaatgaattgtcataagagaatatagagttcagttcagttcgtgctgaggtagctgttgttgtgttgcaatgttggagagagagagagagcgagcaagagatgagcagctgcagcaggcaaaacTTCCatcgtcttcttgttccgttgtaccgttgGGGTCACCGATTATGAACCTTCCGTACCAGGCTAGACTGTTCTTCAAtgatggactcgtcacccaggcaagggcggacgcacacacaagtccccaccggtctgccttcatccACCGTGCTCCGGACTGATTCTCCAGAACCGATcctccaggcccccaccttcctgtgggtgcacaacactctttcagtgtccactggtgtgtctgagggtgtctccccagacctgtcttttatccccactgacggggtatcagccatccatcatctctatgtccatcaaactggccactccctgctgtctcagcaagaatgttaatgagcaaagaagtgtccttgcagcaaaagataaacaatcagtgaagaagccataatacataaatcatctatctctctctctcttatctgtagcagatgcctctccctctgttcttcatctctctctctcagtagcagcat
Encoded here:
- the LOC140736144 gene encoding uncharacterized protein SCO4629-like — encoded protein: MDDDCKKWAQVLWNYLKLDQPLVKSDVIIGLGCHDIRVAERAAQLYLEDWAPLILFTGYLGNHTVGVWHQPEADIFTETAVKLGVPIDRILLERKATNTGENIRFAYQTLKEKDIPVKRIILVQQPFMERRVYATYLRQWPEDKENVQAIVTSPTMELDEYPNKHVGNMDNLIEYMLAVFERIRDYPKRGFQVEQEIFPEVCEAQQNLLQAGYRPK